The genomic window GCGACAACGGGCTCATTATACAGCCATCGCTCGCGCATCTCGTCCATCCTTTCTTCGTCGATACTGCTAAGATTGCTGCGGAGGAGGTCCGTTCCGACTAAGTATGCTGTATATCGGAGGAACAGCTTCCGGTCAATTTCTTGCTCATACTCAGGGAACTTCTGTTTAAATTCGTCAATCCAATCTTGGATGACCTCCCTAGGATTGATCCGCTCGTCCTCCTCTTCTGCGTACGGCCAATAACTCATTAGCTTTGAGAGGAGGAGCTGGTAGGGCTTCGGATCAGAGCCTTCCATGTTCAGCCTTGTGAATATCTCGGGGATTTCGGATCTATCCTTATTCGTATTGTCAGTTTCGAGATCGTCCTGTAGAACGTTGCTCGTAATGTCTCTCGCGACGGCCATCGAAATACTGCGCAGCTGGTAGCGGGTTTCGTTGTCCGCCCTCAATTCGGCGGTGTCCACGTATTCATCGACGACTTCGCTAAGTGCTCTTCCCTCAAGTACCGTGGAGTTCCCGGAGCCCCCGTCGTTGCCTCCGTTCCATAACTCCCCGACCGGCATCCACAGGTGTCGCGTGTCGCCGGTCATGGTATAGCCGGTCTCGTCCGTTCCTCCAAACTTCCCTGTCGATTTGAATTCAAATCCGTAGTCGCCTGCTGTATCGTCGCGATCGTACTCTGGGTGACCGAATAGGTCAACACACAGCCGCTGGCCTTCCCAGTACTGGAGCTGATCACTGGGCTTCCCCCGTCCGCCATTATATACTATAATTCCCCCCTCGACACCGATATAGAGCGAGTTCAAGCGCTGCTGGCCGTCTATAATCAGAATCTCCGGTTCTTTGTCTTCAACCTCTTGATTGTAGAGGTCGTATTCCGCCAAAACAGGATCCGGTGGCCGATAGTCATCGGCAACGTACATCCGCAGGAAATTATACGAGTTGTAGTCGCTGATATTGGCCGCTCGAACTCTCCATTCAGTTATGGCTCCGATTGGATAGTCTCGAATCAAGGAATCGAACAGTTCTTCAATCTGCCTGGGATTCCAGACAAACTCCCGCTGGAGGCCGGGAAGAAAGATATGGTCGTTTATTTCAGACAAATAATCCGAGACCTGTCTGGACATGGTCACCAGAACGGAAGATGAGTATTTATACTCTGTCGTCGCCCATCGAATTCCGGGTGTATTCTCCCCCGGATCAACTCGAAGGCCTGGCTGAGCTGCTGAGTTACGGTGTGGGTGAGTTAGTCGCCGAATTTTGGGATCGTGCGTCCGGTTCTGTGAAGTTTCCAGAATCAGACTTGTCTAGTACTGCCTCCGTTAACCAACACTCTATGGATGAGGGAGCGTATGTTGGTTAAGTACGTTGGTTCCACGAAGTTCCTGTGCGACCACGTTGAAGATGCCTCCCTCCGAACTCTCTGGTATGTGTGGCCGGAACTCGCTCTTCATCGACCAAGCAGACCTCGAGGCCCGCTTCGATGCCGAGGTCGTCGCGGACGGCGGGTACACACCCCGATACAATATCGGGCCTGGCGACAACCTCCACATCGTCACGAACGAGGCTCCAGATGAGATCGACGCCTCCCACTGGGGGCTGATTCCGTTCTGGGCGGATGAGCCCGAGGAGGGCATCATCAACGCCCGCTCCGAGACCGCCGCCGAGAAACGCGTCTTCCAAGAGGCGTGGGAATCCCGTCCCTGTTTGGCCCTCTCGTCGGGATTCTACGAGTGGAAATCGCCGAACGGCGGCTCGAAACATCCCTACCGGATTCACCGCGAGGACGACCCCGCGTTCGCGATGGCCGGGCTCTGGGACGTCAGGGCGGGCGAGGACGAGGCGATCTCGTGCGTCACGATTCTCACGACGGAGCCGAACGACCTGATGAACTCAATCCACGACCGGATGCCGGTCGTCATCCCGAGGGACGCCGAATCCGACTGGCTCGCCGCAGATCCGGACACCCGCAAGGAACTGTGTCAGCCGTATCCGAAGGACGATCTAGACGCTTACGAGATCTCGACGCGAGTTAACAACCCCGGCAACGACGATCCCCAGGTCATCGAGCCGCTGGACCACGAGCAATCGGGGCTCGGAGAGTTCAGTTCCTGATCGGTGGCGGCATCACGGTCACTGCATAGGCGACGCCGCTGCCGAATCTACGAGCGAGTACTCTCGATTCCGACTCGTGCAAGGAAGAATTCTGCTACGGTGGGAACCAACCTGCGAGGTCGCCTACGTGAATGTCGACTAACCCCAATACAGTTCCAACCAGTATCACCCCTACCAGTAGGTAGTAAACGAACAGGTCGTATGCGATAGTATATTCGAACTCGAACTTACCACGAGTCCACTCTATGCAGTCGAAGAACCACTGAAATCGAATATCGTCCACGTCAGCCTTCAGCTGGTATTCTTCTTTCTCGTTCTCGTTGAAGAACTTGCCATAGAAGTTCACTGCGGAGCTTCTATCCTCAACCAGCATATCCAACTGGTGGTGAATTCCCCTTATTCTCCGAAGGACCACCAAGCCGTATATGAATATTAACGAGAGGAGAATCGTGAAGACGGTATTCGAATCGACCGACTCTGGAAGCCTGTAATATACTGTTGCTCCGATTACGAGTATGAATGCGATAGTCCTGAAGATGTCTCTCGACAAGCTGTTGATCAACTGAGAGCGGAGGTCAGAGAATCTACTGTTGGTCTCGAAAGCACTGTCGATCAACTCTTGACGAAACTCAAAGAAGTCGTCCGTGGTCTGCTCAACGTAGTACTTGTAATTCGATTTAATAGAGCCATGAATCTCGCTCATATTCCCAATCACGTTCGACAGATCCTGAGCGAACAGAGTGGTGACGTTTCTGACTATCGGTAGCCGTGTCTCTGGCTCGTTTCCTTTGATATACGTCCATTCGAATAGGGAGTGAAAGTCCTCAATATCCAAGTCTTCTATCTGGAACGTTGTCTCTGATTGGTCAGCATCACGAACCAGAATCTCATCTGAAGAGGCTTGGATACGACCCTGAATTAATTGCTTCCCGCTAATCTGAAGCTCCCACATACCATCATCCTGCTGGGCACTACTGGTGATGGAGAGGATCGAGAACAAGATAGCATGGCTTTCGAATAGAGCTACAACCCGTTCTTCCTCACTCGTGGCAGGATCCGAGCCGAATTTGAAGAAGGAGGGTGGAAGATACACCGACGACACGTTCTCGATGAGTGATTGTGTTGCGACAGAAGTAACGATATCCTCCCAAGTACTTCGACGACTCGTTACCCACTCCGATAGCTGGTCTACCGAACCCGATCCTGTAACAGCAAAGTCGTCACTGCTCATCATTGAGTCGAACTCATGAATCACGAAAGCCAGCCTATCTCCGTCATCAAGATATTTTTCTCTGAAGTTCTCAAAAGACACGTTCGAGATACGTCTCTCGAAAAAATCGAATGAGAAGTAGAACTGCAGGCTCAGGTCTTCGAAGTTATACTCCTCCTCCAGCTCCCGCACGATTCCTTGCTTTTCGATTCCAAAGTCAACACTGAGTTCTATATCTTCCCGAGGAATCAGAACCTCTAATGTATCTATTAGATCGCTTACACTGCGAAGACGGTCATTTGACAGACTTCGAATGGCATTCTCAGTTGCCTCGTCATCGTCGTACAAGTCGCTGATATCATATCCGTCACCAGAAATGGGATCTGACTGGATAACGCCAAGATTCGGATCCCAGTCCACATCGTATCGATCTTCTCCAGCATCAACGTCTATCTCGAAAGAACCAGGATTGAACGACTCTGACAGTGTCTCAACATCCTCAATTAGCTCAGGTATCTGGTCTTCTTCAATTTGAGTCGAATCTATAGAATATCTGCTATTCTGTTCTGTCGAAAATTCGTCCCACTCTTCCAAGAACGTCGAGATAGCTAAATCTAATTCGAGCATTGAATCCCACGACTCTATCCTTGGAAGTCTTGGTCGAGTTCGTCCCCACGGATGGTAACGACGTACTCTCCGTCTTCGTGTTCAGGTCGCTGTATATCTATTTTGTCTCCATCCGCATCAGACATCTTTGCCTTGATTTTTATTCCGTCGATATCGTACACGACGTACTTCGTGGTATTGTTTGGATCAATCTGAACTTCGGTCTCACCTTCCTCGTAGAGCATTTCATCCACTTCATCCTCGTCGTAGTCTTCGCCAAGTGCTTGTTCCGCTGCTTCGTGGACAGTACCACCGTCCGCTACGCCATCCGTGCCTTGGATGGTGGTTCTGGCATCCTGTACCTCATCAGGACCGAGCACAGTACCGTCTTGTTCCTGCTTGATTCCAGATAGTCCGTTCAGGATGGTCTGACTTTGCTCCCGACTCCCGCTGCTCGTTACGCAGCCCATAAATTCCTCGAAGTATTCAGAATCAGAGTCTTCCTGAAGGAACTTCACGTCTCCATCTAAATTGAACACATTGTCGTCGTTGAGGGGATCAAATATAGGGTATGTACAGCCTTTCTGAAGGTCATCTGTAGGAGGAAATGCGTTCTCAATCTCCTCATATTCTAACTGCCTGGTGTCTCGATCCAGTATCGGTCGTTCCTCACTATCCACGACATCCAGCTTGAGAATGCCAACAAACGGCTCACCATCGTTCACGGCCTGGATTGTAAACAGATACCCTCTGGATGTACGACCGTCCATGTGAGTGATTAGTCTGTTCTTCAGAGATTCGGATAAATCCTCGAACTCAGTATAATCAGAGCTATCCTCGTCATCCAAATCCAGATCCAGAATTCTATCTAAACGTTCCTGAGTTTGGTCTCCCGCATCGCTATCTCCAGCAGTACCGTTAGAAAAATGCCCAACCGTTACTTTGCCATTGTCCTCTTTGTTGATCACACGAGTTACATAACCGACGAAGATTCCCATAACTCGGTCATCAATGTCGACTGTCCGAGTACTCACCACCCAATCATCTTCGTCTCCAGATTCAATCTCGTTTGATACAGGCGAGAAAGCGACTGCGTTGATATTAATGACCATATGTGGACCTCCTGTTGATTTGTTTTCGGATACTCTTCATCTGGACTACAGTACATTTATTCCTTGTGTTGTTCCCTCTAGCCAGCTACTCAGCGAGCGTGGGAGACGGGTTGTCGATGGCTGTGTATTCCCGATCCCGGCTGGATCCGTTTGCTTCGAGGAGATTGTATTGAGTCATCTTCGACAGATACGCACGAACGGTTCGCTTGGTACGCGGATCACTGACCTCCTCCGTATAGCGCTCGCGAATCTCGCTCGGGCCGAGCGGGCCGTGCTCGCGCACGATGTCGTAGACGACCCGCTGGTGCGGCGTGAGTGAATCGAGGCTTTTCTGCTTGATTTGGGCCCGAGCATCCTCGGCGGCGTCAAGGAGAATGTCGTCGGTGATGCGCTCGTGGTTCTCACGGTCGGCCTTGCCAGCGGCCGTTCGGAGAATGCCGATTGCAATGCGGGCGTTGGCGGCGGCCGCGTCAGCGACCCGGTAGAGCTGGTCGTCGGTGATGGCGTCCTCGTCGAGCCCCCACTTCGCCCGCGCACTCAGAATGTCGTACAGCTGCTCGTCGTGGTACTTGTCCATCCGGACGTGTTCGCTGGAGCGCAGGCGGCTCACGAGGCGGTCGTCGACACGGCTGAACAGCTCCTCTTCCTTGTTCGCGATGCAGATGATCGCGAACTGAGGGAGGCTGTGGAGGTCGTAGATGACGCTGGGGTCCTCGAGCTGATCGACCTCGTCAAGGATGATGACCGTTCGCGGGCCGTCGTGTTGCTGGAGGCGGTCGACGAGTTCATCGTGTGGTGTCGACTGCCGGTGGATGTCAATGGTCGCGCCGAGGTCGTCGAGGATCTGGTAGAGCGTACGGAACCGGGTGTAGTTGCGCCAGCAGTTGACGTAGATGGCCTCGACGTCGAGGACTTCTTCCCGAAGTCGTTCCGTGACGAATTTCGAGATGCACGTCTTCCCCGTCCCGCTGGGTC from Halobaculum magnesiiphilum includes these protein-coding regions:
- a CDS encoding DUF262 domain-containing protein, yielding MSRQVSDYLSEINDHIFLPGLQREFVWNPRQIEELFDSLIRDYPIGAITEWRVRAANISDYNSYNFLRMYVADDYRPPDPVLAEYDLYNQEVEDKEPEILIIDGQQRLNSLYIGVEGGIIVYNGGRGKPSDQLQYWEGQRLCVDLFGHPEYDRDDTAGDYGFEFKSTGKFGGTDETGYTMTGDTRHLWMPVGELWNGGNDGGSGNSTVLEGRALSEVVDEYVDTAELRADNETRYQLRSISMAVARDITSNVLQDDLETDNTNKDRSEIPEIFTRLNMEGSDPKPYQLLLSKLMSYWPYAEEEDERINPREVIQDWIDEFKQKFPEYEQEIDRKLFLRYTAYLVGTDLLRSNLSSIDEERMDEMRERWLYNEPVVAGRRFEWFRTSLEKAFQTVIESGIRSSVMNTMPIFALLGVFYYQNPDAEVSDANRESVFQFVARALLLNKYYQVLTYGKCRNWMRYLREWEPEPNEPIVFPGEELFESENISPSAEDIRRVIANARYESSPGEPVFTDTDVTAVLGLIEESYTQSTPTSIGDYSVDHIYPKSRAESVSESIGETVDLNRIGNLQLLPHEMNEEIKSDQWPHDWLDDLGNAEAERIQRVNQYPDIEPTPENAQAFIQAREEQITDYLIDKYVK
- a CDS encoding SOS response-associated peptidase — translated: MCGRNSLFIDQADLEARFDAEVVADGGYTPRYNIGPGDNLHIVTNEAPDEIDASHWGLIPFWADEPEEGIINARSETAAEKRVFQEAWESRPCLALSSGFYEWKSPNGGSKHPYRIHREDDPAFAMAGLWDVRAGEDEAISCVTILTTEPNDLMNSIHDRMPVVIPRDAESDWLAADPDTRKELCQPYPKDDLDAYEISTRVNNPGNDDPQVIEPLDHEQSGLGEFSS
- a CDS encoding nucleoid-associated protein — encoded protein: MVININAVAFSPVSNEIESGDEDDWVVSTRTVDIDDRVMGIFVGYVTRVINKEDNGKVTVGHFSNGTAGDSDAGDQTQERLDRILDLDLDDEDSSDYTEFEDLSESLKNRLITHMDGRTSRGYLFTIQAVNDGEPFVGILKLDVVDSEERPILDRDTRQLEYEEIENAFPPTDDLQKGCTYPIFDPLNDDNVFNLDGDVKFLQEDSDSEYFEEFMGCVTSSGSREQSQTILNGLSGIKQEQDGTVLGPDEVQDARTTIQGTDGVADGGTVHEAAEQALGEDYDEDEVDEMLYEEGETEVQIDPNNTTKYVVYDIDGIKIKAKMSDADGDKIDIQRPEHEDGEYVVTIRGDELDQDFQG